A window from Mycolicibacterium tokaiense encodes these proteins:
- a CDS encoding ABC transporter ATP-binding protein: MSIETVARHSLYRQIKSDRADLRALANTSLLRRIWVFSRRHHRKLAVFIGVSVFSALLTVATPLLAGRVVDEIVRGGATGVVVILALVIAGVAVAEAAVALVTRWLSSHIGEGLILDLRTAVFDHVQRMPVAFFTRTRTGALVSRLGNDVLGAQRAFSDTLSGVVTNLVTLTLTLVVMLSISWQITLLSLVLMPLFLLPARRIGRTMARLSRESAIHNATMNTQMTERFSAPGATLIKLFGNPAAESAEFAARAGRVRDIGVKTAMLQATFMNSLTLMSALALALVYGLGGVLAIGGALQAGAIVSLALLLTRLYAPLTALANAHIEVASALVSFERVFEVLDLIPLIQDAPDARPVPEGGVAVEFDQVRFSYPSADKVSLASLEEVAVLDDRGGDEVLHGISFRAEPGQMIALVGSSGAGKSTIASLLARLYDVDSGAVRLAGVDVRDLTAASLRDTIGLVTQDGHLFHETIGANLRLADPEATDDELWAALRRARLADVVADMPDGLDTVVGERGYRLSGGQRQRLTIARLLLGRSRVVVLDEATAALDSSSEAAVQQALAEALAGRTSLVIAHRLSTVRAADQILVVEAGRIVERGTHERLLARHGRYAELYETQFGTQAA, from the coding sequence ATGAGCATCGAGACCGTCGCCCGGCACTCGCTGTACCGGCAGATCAAGTCAGACCGCGCAGATCTGCGCGCGCTGGCCAACACATCGCTGCTCAGACGCATCTGGGTCTTCTCGCGCCGGCATCACCGCAAGCTGGCCGTCTTCATCGGTGTCAGCGTCTTCAGCGCGCTGCTGACGGTGGCCACCCCGCTGCTCGCCGGCCGGGTGGTCGACGAGATCGTCCGCGGCGGCGCCACCGGGGTGGTGGTGATCTTGGCGTTGGTGATCGCCGGGGTGGCCGTCGCCGAGGCGGCCGTGGCCCTGGTGACGCGGTGGTTGTCCTCACACATCGGCGAGGGCCTGATCCTGGATCTGCGCACCGCGGTGTTCGACCACGTGCAACGCATGCCGGTGGCGTTTTTCACCCGCACCCGCACCGGCGCCCTGGTCAGCCGCCTGGGCAACGACGTCCTCGGTGCCCAGCGAGCTTTCTCCGACACTCTGTCCGGGGTGGTCACCAACCTGGTGACGCTGACCTTGACGCTGGTGGTGATGCTCAGCATCTCCTGGCAGATCACGCTGCTGTCGCTGGTGCTGATGCCGCTGTTCCTGCTGCCGGCCCGGCGCATCGGGCGCACCATGGCGCGGTTGAGCCGGGAGAGTGCGATCCACAACGCCACCATGAACACCCAGATGACCGAGCGGTTCTCCGCCCCCGGCGCCACGCTGATCAAGCTCTTCGGCAACCCGGCCGCCGAGTCCGCGGAGTTCGCTGCGCGAGCAGGACGGGTGCGCGACATCGGTGTCAAAACGGCGATGCTGCAGGCCACCTTCATGAACTCGCTGACGCTGATGTCGGCGCTGGCACTGGCGCTGGTGTACGGCCTCGGCGGCGTGCTGGCCATCGGCGGGGCGTTGCAGGCCGGGGCCATCGTCTCCTTGGCGCTGCTGCTCACCCGGCTCTACGCGCCGCTGACCGCGCTGGCCAACGCGCACATCGAAGTGGCCTCCGCGCTGGTCAGCTTCGAGCGGGTGTTCGAGGTGCTGGACCTGATCCCGCTGATCCAGGACGCCCCCGACGCCCGGCCGGTGCCCGAGGGCGGGGTGGCCGTGGAGTTCGATCAGGTCCGCTTCAGCTATCCCTCCGCCGACAAGGTGTCGCTGGCCTCGCTGGAAGAGGTCGCCGTCCTCGATGACCGGGGCGGCGACGAAGTGCTGCACGGCATCTCCTTCCGCGCCGAGCCCGGGCAGATGATCGCCCTGGTGGGCTCCTCGGGTGCGGGCAAGTCCACCATCGCGTCGCTGCTGGCCCGGCTCTACGACGTGGATTCCGGGGCAGTGCGTTTGGCCGGTGTCGACGTCCGCGATCTCACCGCCGCATCCCTGCGCGACACCATCGGCCTGGTCACCCAGGACGGCCACCTGTTCCACGAGACCATCGGCGCCAACCTGCGGCTGGCCGACCCCGAGGCCACCGACGACGAACTCTGGGCCGCCCTGCGCCGGGCCCGGCTGGCCGACGTCGTGGCTGATATGCCCGACGGTCTGGACACCGTGGTCGGCGAACGCGGCTACCGCCTGTCCGGCGGACAGCGGCAACGGCTGACCATCGCCCGTCTGCTGCTCGGACGCTCGCGGGTGGTGGTGCTCGACGAGGCCACCGCCGCACTGGATTCGTCGTCCGAAGCCGCTGTGCAGCAGGCGCTGGCCGAGGCGCTGGCCGGGCGCACCTCGCTGGTGATCGCCCACCGGCTCTCCACCGTGCGCGCCGCCGACCAGATCCTGGTGGTCGAGGCCGGCCGCATCGTCGAACGGGGCACCCACGAACGACTGCTGGCCCGCCACGGCCGGTACGCGGAGCTGTACGAGACGCAGTTCGGAACCCAGGCCGCCTGA
- the prrA gene encoding two-component system response regulator PrrA: MSGMDSGAGSPRVLVVDDDADVLASLERGLRLSGFEVSTAVDGAEALRSATETRPDAIVLDINMPVLDGVSVVTALRAMDNDVPVCVLSARSSVDDRVAGLEAGADDYLVKPFVLAELVARVKALLRRRGATATFSSETISVGPLEVDIPGRRARVNGVDVDLTKREFDLLAVLAEHKTAVLSRAQLLELVWGYDFAADTNVVDVFIGYLRRKLEAGGAPRLLHTVRGVGFVLRTQ; the protein is encoded by the coding sequence ATGTCGGGCATGGACAGTGGTGCGGGCTCACCCCGGGTCTTGGTGGTCGACGACGATGCCGACGTGCTGGCGTCGCTGGAGCGCGGGCTGCGGCTGTCCGGATTCGAGGTCTCCACCGCCGTCGACGGCGCCGAGGCCCTGCGCAGCGCCACCGAGACCCGCCCCGACGCGATTGTGCTGGACATCAACATGCCCGTCCTGGACGGGGTGTCGGTGGTGACCGCGCTGCGGGCGATGGACAACGACGTACCGGTGTGTGTGCTCTCGGCGCGCAGCTCGGTCGACGACCGGGTGGCCGGCCTGGAGGCCGGCGCCGACGACTACCTGGTCAAGCCGTTCGTCCTGGCCGAGCTGGTGGCCCGGGTCAAAGCCCTGCTGCGCCGCCGCGGCGCCACCGCCACGTTCTCGTCGGAGACCATCTCGGTGGGCCCGCTGGAAGTCGACATCCCGGGCCGCCGGGCCCGGGTCAACGGCGTCGACGTCGATCTCACCAAGCGGGAGTTCGACCTGCTGGCCGTCCTGGCCGAACACAAGACCGCGGTGCTGTCGCGCGCCCAGCTGCTCGAGCTGGTCTGGGGTTACGACTTCGCCGCCGACACCAACGTCGTCGACGTCTTCATCGGATACCTGCGCCGCAAGCTGGAGGCCGGCGGCGCACCGCGGTTGTTGCACACCGTGCGCGGGGTGGGATTCGTGCTCAGGACGCAGTAG